A stretch of the Metopolophium dirhodum isolate CAU chromosome 8, ASM1992520v1, whole genome shotgun sequence genome encodes the following:
- the LOC132950677 gene encoding uncharacterized protein LOC132950677 yields MSSPNRVTSAIVIPNARRATQRLTLYSSPRRHDPTDVRYTKKTETGKTMSSFAAMLIVFCACPTIFQWTQVGAANILAVPTVPDKSHWNVMRSVLRALTDRGHNVTVFTSSLDGNREGYTEVDVSAEQRPPLVDVDATYLIETIGKPGQLIPILANETRVSCDKIYGNRLMTDILNGVAQKFDLVITEPFMSECVAYVATVLRVPMVYVFPPPIATFLERLLTGHVPNPAATGHVMSGHGVSETFAERLANAVLTVYCSTLMWYAEWNLRRTNPRPYDAVELVKPSVIFTNTHFITEPSRPLTPDVVQIGGIHLTPPESIPKDILKFIDDATHGVIYFSFGSIVSMSSLPEKVQNAFLEALARLPQKVLWKYDGEMKDKPKNVMTRKWFPQRDILLHPNVKLFISHGGISGVYEAVDAGVPVLGFPFFYDQPRNVDNLVAAGMAISMDLLSVTEKTLLNAVFEIVNNDRYHKNAKIASRRFKDRPMSPTELVVYWTEYVLRHKGAPHLKYHALNLTWYQYFLVDVISTILFIAFFVSSIIYYGLKMIWKHISKYFQTVKSKREKTITGKTMSSFVMVLIVFSAFSTLTQWTTVSAANILAVETVPGKSHWNVMRSVLRALTERGHTVTVFTPFVDGDRDGYIEVDMSEQMVPIVGANMTYLMETFVKKRLLLSLTTDITRAGCDKIHEHRLMVDIMNGVTERKFDLVITEPFMSECVAYVASVLSVPMVYVVPTPISTFLERPLTGHIPNPAAISHVLSHRGVPKTFTERFANAMLTVYCTILIWFAERQHQMYNPRPYDAVDLVKPSVILSNTHFITEPARPLTPDVVEIGGIHLTPPEPIPKDILEFIENAPHGVIYFTFGSVVSMSTLPENVQIAFRDALASVPQKVLWKYEGEMKDKPKNVMTRKWFPQRDILLHPNVKLFISHGGISGVYEAVDAGVPVIGFPVFFDQPRNIDNLVDAGMAICMDLLSVTKETFLNAVLEIVNNDRYQIKAKIVSELFKDRPMSPAKSVVYWTEYVLRHNGAAHLKSQALNLKWYQYFLVDVISTFLFIAFIFFFIIYYGLKMVFKYFHIVKAKHE; encoded by the exons ATGTCATCACCGAACCGCGTCACGTCAGCTATAGTCATACCGAACGCACGTCGTGCAACTCAACGGCTCACATTGTACAGTTCACCCCGAAGGCACGACCCAACCGATGTCCGATAcacaaaa AAAACAGAAACGGGAAAAACCATGTCGAGTTTCGCGGCAATGTTGATTGTATTTTGTGCGTGTCCAACAATATTCCAGTGGACTCAAGTCGGTGCCGCGAACATTCTGGCGGTGCCTACGGTCCCGGACAAGAGTCACTGGAACGTGATGCGATCAGTGCTCCGAGCGCTGACGGACCGCGGCCACAACGTGACTGTGTTCACTTCGTCCCTGGACGGCAACAGGGAAGGTTACACGGAGGTGGACGTGTCTGCAGAGCAAAGGCCACCGCTCGTCGACGTGGATGCGACGTACCTGATCGAAACGATCGGCAAGCCGGGACAATTGATCCCGATCTTGGCGAACGAGACTCGGGTGAGTTGCGACAAGATTTACGGGAACCGACTGATGACGGACATCTTGAACGGGGTGGCCCAGAAATTCGACTTGGTCATCACCGAACCGTTTATGTCGGAGTGCGTGGCGTACGTGGCCACCGTTCTCCGCGTGCCAATGGTGTACGTGTTCCCGCCACCGATTGCCACGTTCCTCGAACGTCTGCTGACCGGACACGTCCCGAACCCGGCGGCTACGGGGCACGTGATGTCCGGCCACGGAGTTTCCGAAACGTTTGCCGAACGTTTAGCCAATGCGGTACTAACGGTGTACTGTTCTACGTTGATGTGGTACGCCGAGTGGAATCTTCGGAGGACCAACCCTAGACCATACGATGCCGTGGAACTGGTGAAACCGTCGGTGATTTTCACCAACACGCATTTCATTACCGAACCGTCTAGGCCACTGACGCCGGACGTAGTCCAAATCGGTGGCATACATCTGACCCCACCCGAATCGATACCGAAG GATATTTTGAAATTCATCGATGACGCGACCCACGGGGTGATATACTTCTCATTCGGATCTATAGTTTCGATGTCGTCATTACCGGAAAAAGTTCAAAACGCGTTCCTTGAGGCGCTCGCCAGACTTCCGCAAAAAGTGTTGTGGAAATACGATGGTGAAATGAAAGACAAACCAAAGAATGTGATGACTCGTAAATGGTTTCCGCAACGTGACATACTTT TACATCCTAATGTGAAATTGTTTATCAGTCACGGAGGAATATCCGGAGTGTACGAAGCAGTGGACGCGGGTGTGCCTGTACTAGGATTCCCGTTTTTCTACGATCAACCGAGAAATGTTGATAACTTGGTAGCCGCCGGGATGGCAATCAGTATGGACCTGTTATCAGTCACTGAAAAGACGTTGTTAAACGCTGTTTTTGAAATTGTCAACAACGATAG GTATCATAAAAACGCTAAAATCGCTTCCAGACGGTTTAAAGATCGACCCATGTCACCCACGGAGTTGGTGGTTTACTGGACAGAGTACGTTTTGCGTCATAAAGGAGCTCCACATTTAAAATATCACGCTCTGAATCTGACATGGTATCAATACTTTTTGGTTGACGTAATTAGCACAATTTTATTCATTGCGTTTTTCGTCTCgtccataatttattatggtcTAAAAATGATTTGGAAGCACATTTCCAAATATTTCCAAACTGTCAAATCAAaacgtgaa AAAACAATAACTGGAAAAACCATGTCGAGTTTCGTGATGGTGTTAATTGTGTTTTCCGCATTTTCCACACTAACCCAGTGGACGACGGTCAGTGCCGCGAACATACTGGCGGTGGAGACAGTCCCGGGCAAGAGCCACTGGAACGTTATGCGATCCGTGCTGCGGGCTCTGACGGAACGCGGCCACACAGTGACCGTGTTCACGCCGTTTGTGGACGGTGACCGGGATGGTTACATAGAGGTAGATATGTCCGAGCAAATGGTACCGATTGTCGGCGCTAACATGACATACCTGATGGAAACATTCGTAAAAAAGCGATTATTGTTGTCACTCACGACGGACATAACTCGGGCGGGTTGCGACAAAATTCACGAACACCGACTGATGGTCGACATCATGAATGGAGTGACCGAGCGGAAATTCGACTTGGTCATCACCGAACCGTTCATGTCTGAGTGCGTGGCTTACGTGGCCTCTGTGCTCAGCGTGCCTATGGTTTACGTGGTACCGACGCCCATCTCCACGTTCCTGGAACGTCCACTGACCGGACACATCCCAAACCCGGCGGCCATCAGCCACGTGCTGTCCCACCGAGGCGTTCCTAAAACGTTCACCGAGCGTTTCGCCAACGCGATGCTGACGGTGTACTGTACGATACTCATATGGTTCGCTGAGCGTCAGCATCAGATGTACAACCCGCGACCGTACGACGCCGTGGACCTGGTAAAACCGTCGGTGATTTTATCCAACACGCACTTCATCACCGAACCGGCTCGGCCGCTGACGCCGGACGTTGTAGAAATCGGTGGCATACATCTCACCCCTCCCGAACCGATACCGAAG gacattttagaatttattgagAACGCGCCTCACGGAGTGATTTACTTCACGTTCGGTTCGGTGGTTTCCATGTCGACGTTACCGGAAAACGTACAGATCGCGTTCCGAGATGCTCTCGCTAGCGTTCCACAGAAGGTGTTATGGAAATACGAAGGTGAAATGAAGGACAAACCGAAGAATGTGATGACGCGGAAATGGTTTCCACAACGTGACATCCTCT TGCACCCCAATGTGAAACTTTTCATCAGTCATGGAGGTATATCTGGAGTGTATGAAGCTGTGGACGCAGGTGTTCCTGTAATAGGATTTCCTGTTTTCTTCGACCAACCGAGaaatattgacaatttggtTGACGCCGGGATGGCGATCTGCATGGACTTGTTATCTGTTACTAAAGAAACGTTTTTGAATGCCGTTTTGGAGATCGTCAACAATGATCG ATATCAAATAAAAGCTAAAATCGTTTCCGAACTGTTCAAAGACCGACCCATGTCACCTGCGAAATCGGTGGTTTACTGGACAGAATACGTTTTACGTCATAACGGAGCAGCACATTTAAAATCTCAAGCTCTGAATCTAAAGtggtatcaatattttttagttgatgTAATTAGCACATTTTTGTTCATTGCGtttatcttttttttcataatttattatggcttaaaaatggtttttaaatatttccataTTGTGAAAGCaaaacatgaataa